The following DNA comes from Papaver somniferum cultivar HN1 chromosome 4, ASM357369v1, whole genome shotgun sequence.
TTGCTTTTTTATTTGCAGATGCATTATCGAgcgtagttcacccttctgaaccagaaactgaggagactgatagagtctctaaagagaccaatgaggttcATATTGAGCTcggctttgttcctagagccccattcccacaactgctagttccaactaagagagaGTCCAATTTTAACGATATATTGGAGGATTTTAAGCAGGTAaccatcaaccttccattattagatgcgattaaacagattcccgcttatgccaagtttcttaaggatatgtgtacgcgaaagtgaaaacttagtgtccagaagaaagccttcctagctagtcatgtgagttctattattcagaataccactactgctatgtataaagacccagggtcccctactatttcttgcacaataggtaaataccgtgtcgagaaatctttgcttgacttaggagccagtgtgaacttacttccataccatgtgtaccttaagctatgacttggtgagatgaaacctacccagatgacacttcagttagctgataggtccgttaaaattcctcgtggtgtgatcgaggatgttcttatagaggtcgacaagtttatatatcctgtggattttgttatcctagatacccaacatgtccctgacccagagaaccagataccagtgattttaggtcgcctgtttttagctacatccaatgcgatcatcaactgtcgaaacgatattatgaatttgtcttttggtaatatgactattgagctgaacatttttaatattagttagCTACtctatgaactagatgactcgaacatagaagaggtgaacatgataagaacattagtcgaggagtcattaccaaacacttttttAGAAGATCCAGTAGAGAAATGCCtaactcactttgggattgattttgatgatgataatgtgattaatgaggtgaatgctttgttagactcaacccctttgttagacactaataatggatggaaacctaagttcgaaccactaccagtttctaagtctaccctagttccttcgttagaagagcctcctaagttggacctaaaaccattaccagataccctgaaatatgtgtttttaggcccgtctgagactttacctttGATTGTAGCATccaacttggatagtgatcaggaaagtaggctagtaaccgtccttcagaaCAACAAGGAAATGTTaggggtggaccatagcagacattaagggtataagtcctactgattgtatgcatcatatctatttagagagtgacaccaaaccttctagggagatgcaacgtcgactgaaccctaatatgaaagaagtaattcgaaccgaggttcttaagctgttagatgcaggcattatctaccccatttcagacagtaagtgggtcagccccgttcaggttgttcacaagaaatctggtattactgtagtccagaatgataacaatgagttaatcccaacccgggtgaccacgggttggcatgtctgtattgactatagaaaattgaacaaggtcactaggaaggaccactttccccttcccttcatcgatcaaatgctagagagattagctggacgtagccattattgcttattagatggatactgcggttataatcaggttgttattgccccagaagaccaagataaaaccacttttacctgtcccttttgtacctttgcgtatagacgcatacctttcgggctttgtaatgcccctgcgacctttcaggttgtatgttgagcatattttctgacatggtagaatggttcttagaggtctttatggatgatttttcagtgtttggttcgtctttcgatgagtgcttgcatcatttgtcattagttttggataggtgtaaggaaaataatttagtgcttaattgagaGAAATGTCAcctcatggttcgttcaggaattgttctagggcatatcgtatcttcgaaggtatagaggtagatagagccaaagtttaccttattaaaactttacaggtcccaaaaaccgtaagagatattaggtcattcttagggcatgcaggtttttatcgtcgattcattaaggattttagcttgatttctagacctcttttcaatttgcttgcaaaagacgttaagtttgtcttttatgatgcttgtttagagtctTTTGAGaaacttaagaatttactcactaccgcccccatagtccaggcacccaaattgaaactaccctttgagatcatgtgtgatgcttcagattatgctattggtgttgtgctaggtcagcgagaaaataagctacttcatgtgatttactatgctagaaaaactctgaatgatgcccagttgaactataccactacggagaaggaactattagccattgtgtttgccttcgttgtttaaagactcccacagttactgtgttacttgtgaacgttgccagaaattaggaaccatttctcgtaggaacatgatgcccttgaaccctattttaattgttgaggtctttgatgtgtggggtattgactttatgagtcagtttcctaattcttttggtaacttatacatccttgtcgctgtagactatgtctctaagtggattgaggaggTTGCGTGTAAGagtaatgaccatagggttgtgattgagttcttgaaagataatatacttacacgttttggtacaccgcgagctataattaatgatggagggtcgcacttttgtaacgTACTTTTTAGGCTGTTGacgaagaaatatggtattacacataaggtagctaccccgtatcatccacagactagtggtcaagcagaggtttccaatagggagataaaacgtatattagagaaaacacttAATCCTAattggaaagactggtcgtctaggcttactgatgccttatgggcttaccgtactgcgtttaagacccccattggaacgtcaccttatcgacttgtgtatggaaaggcatgtcacttacatgttgaattagaacatagagcttattgggctgttaagcagctaaatttctCACTAGACAaggaaggagcccataggaaactccagctcaatgagttggaagagattcgtagggatgcatacgatagtgctaaggactATAAGAACTAAataaaacttgtgcatgataagaatattttaagaaagtcattttctccaggtcaaaaaattcttctgtatgatacccgcttgcatcttttccctgagaagttacgttctcggtggacgggtccttttattgttcgcactgtctttcctcatggagctgttgagattgagacaccggatggtagtagttcttcgaaggttaacgttcagagattgaaaccctttttagatccctttcctacaggtgatgttgaggagatccctctggaggaccctgtttacccttgattgaccatcgaggcgattgtatgttgtatattagtttttgatttctctcttcacccaggtactatctttccaacttcttctcgtgttattttacttttggtaatgctctttcattagaaacattgaggacaatgttagatttcagtttgggggtggggaagaactttttagttgcatttttgaaacttctagcgtcacatagtatccggttagctaagtttacatacggtttctcaccgaaaagatggaaattggaattgctagggataacattattctgagacattagagaaaaagacattgagatctttgacattcaggagagaacttgttccttttagagggtaaccgtgatggacataaccatccatgatggaaaggcaagtaggtcagaagaaAATGCTAGAAATacaaagaaacctcacaatgtagtctcagttactggattacgactctctctcagtagaaacttatcatcatcaacaagcggagtgacataaaaatctatgaaaaaagttgaagacgtttaaggtttagaagcaacaatagaaaagaataattcaaaaaaatcaaagttgaagattgagttacaagagcaaagaaaatcaaacgatatacgttgttgaaattcatgataccaagacattacaagttatgaagatccaagttctaaagtccttctctaatggccatgtaaatttttttcttgttatttttgtttccaaaaaaaaaagtacatttaaattttgtttaataagtccatagggaagtagaaatctataaggaagtttcaagcaagaaatcgaagagaataattaattgtcaaggttctacgaagttcgagagtttatcatcaatagttgaagaccgaagaagacgttgtttctactgagcactatgagagagtcgaggagagatgcatattggttgctttgttagtccgctttccatctggcacaagatctttctagcactggttcaactcatcacacgtaattagtccagttgtgtagcagatgtccctctcatttttatctctctcctaatcttatccagctgtaaagcggacgcatcttacaatgtttatctagctgtgtagtggatatctctttatctagcagtgttgcggatgtgtctcccctattctttgttcatctttagagctggcacctttaatttctctggcattctagttacttggagatatgtTGAGAATctatatgtcctcatagctctttggatacttgtgaccaattagaagtcatggttttgtgggtacacctatggtaaaccctcccgagactatatctcggtcactagggccacctggtgagttaggcttttatttttattagatttgcttgaggactagcaaataataagtttgggggtatttgatagacacatttttctgtctgaattgtcctcagtgtctctattgctagtgcttgattttgtacttattatggtgtttttatgtttgtgtaggtgtttttggagaaatacacttgtgtggaaaaagttgctcaaaaagtgctatttggacctccggaggacatttgctatacggaccccagatttggctaaggggtacccagggttatgcatagcccaaattcatcctcagcacccaattactaaggggcacattaCCTTCTATTTGCACCCCCAGAGCGCCACCTGCTATTCGTACCCCTGTCGTGGATAAGGggaagttcatcttcaacatttcaaaaatgaatttggcgggaaatttgtggCAGTAActtgcagaattagggttcgtattTTGGGGGTGTTTTAGaaggactcaatggctgaaacttcgtggGACGTCTTGATTAAGCTTAACAGGCGTTGTACGATCAACGgtttcgaccataattggctataatggtggagttgaagaaaaacagaatctcgggtttatcttcaaaCGGAAGGCTTTGTTTCGAATTCTGAGGAGTTTGAGCGAGAATCAATCACTGGTTTTGGTTGCTTTGGGCCTGTTTCAtctaaacaggattggtaagtccATCAAATTCAAAGCAATAGGGTTGCAACGAGGGAGTGATAGGGGAGCGAACAGAGGGTTGAGGatggagaaaaatcaagttgcagagatgaaccagttctgctggtgaagaagaacacgaagaacattagaccatagaagacagtcgtattgctacagtgccagcgacacttcatatttatcgttatctgtaacagtttggtttgtaacaaatataattgttacaaacccggttttgattATTTCTCACCTTTTCTATCATttttaaacacctttttgagcaatgaaaaattcctttgagtgtgttttcaccatgtggagctagacccatcactgggacgacggaggaggctgtgtttctttcatgtggtaattaaaataattcttttataactatttgcatagaattttattgttttatgatttctattaattatttgttattttgtttgatgtcgcatgcttggttttaattacttttgatgcgtcatgctgacaacttacaactaatgttttgtgaaatctactttggcaaagaatagagttattgtttcttttgttttgagctataaatgtctaggattaatttatgaacccatgaacatgaaaagaagtggaatcccgagtcccagtaaattcttcatcccgtgacatattttgtatataatttcttatttttagtatttttatatttaagcctagagtcaattcaacaaagtccgggtgaacgacaaccttatttaccactatctaaaaataTGACCAATTACCTACAACTAAATTAAACTACTATTATTAATCTTCTCTTATAGTTTCCTTAAGAAGTTGTATCAACGCACTTGGTTTATTTACAGGAAGTTCCTAGTTTCATCGTGTGTATTGTGACGAAAATCTAGGTATATCGCAGTTTAAAACTAGATGAAACTGATATTCTGATGAAAATAAAGTTATATCATAGTCTACagctagatgaaattggtttcctcCTGCATGTTTTTACGAAAATACAAATATATTACATCCTACaattagatgaaattggtttcatcctgagtaTTCTGACGAAAATTAAGGTATATTAATATGTAAGCTatatgaaattggttacatcATGCATATTTTGACAAAAATACAGTTATATTGAAGTCTAAAAATAGATGAATCTGGTTTCTAGCTGAGTCTTCTGACGAAAATTAAGGTATATCAGTGTATAAActatatgaaactagtttcatcctgcatattttgacTAAAATACAGTTATATTACAGtctacaactagatgaaattagttTCACCCTGagtattctaacaaaaaaaaaaggtatatCAATGTGTAAactagatgaaactgatttcattctTCCCACCAAATAcaaaacaggatgaaaccaattttcctCCTTGTATAATATGGAAAAAGTCAATTTCAGCTCAATCCaaaacatgatgaaactggttttcatcatagtataacatggatgaaaataattCGATCTCTATCCaaaacatgatgaaactggttttcatcctagtataataTAGTTCAAATCATTCAAAATAAGCTATATCAGTACACATATCTTTGTAAAATCAACATACAACCAAAAATCTGAATTCACATGACCACATTCAAACATGATTCTATATTAATGGTAATCAAACAacatttttaacctaattttatttctatttcaacatttcaatcaaaaaaacatgtttttcctaaaattaaaatcaaaaacatgaattagggttaagAAACTTACGGGTATTCGTCTTGAATTGATAGATGATAACAGCATAATACTATTCTTTTCAATAATTTAGAGAATTTGAAGAACCTAAATCACAATCGGTAATAGAGGTGGTCGTGTCGATGATGAACGCATTGTAATCCAGTTATCTGTATTGCtgatggagacgatgaagaatctgagagaTTTTGGTGTTAGTGTTTTGTGGTCGTGACGATGATGGTCTTGTTTGTCGATAATGATATTAATGGTAGAGATCTTGGAAAGAGCTTGGTTCTGGTTTTGATGGGGGAGGAAGAAAATAACGAAGAAGAGATCTGTGATGGGAAATGGGAGAGGATAACGAAGAAGAGGTGTTTTATGGTctgtatttgatttttttttattttaactgtccatttgacccagaccTTATGTGTCCATTTGAACCATATATAACACCTTTTTGGCCAAATAGcccattttcagttttttttctttttctgataaGCAAATATATTCATTCAAAACTAAACCGAAGTGTCAAAGTTACATAACGTTTCATTAATGGATTCCAGGGATTCTGGTGTAGAAACACTAGAAAATACATTAGCTTGTTCGAATAAAAGAGAACGTCTAATAACAGCCGGTACATGAACTCATGTTTGTTGAAAAAACCTGGAAGATCTAACTTCTTTAGTGAGCAAATCCGCTGAAGTGTTACCTGTTCTGTGAATGAACAGATACCCTAGAAAATTAATCACTTCCGACATCATTTGTTTAACTTCGTCAAGTAATCGTTGTACCTGCCAAAAGAGAGAAGAACTCATACCATTCAAATAGTCCATCACATTTTTGCAGTCTCCTTCCAAAGAGAAGTTTGTTAAGTTCTTCTCTTTTGCCCATTCCGCGGCTTCAAAAACAGCTAGAGTTTCCGCTTCTTCAGTGGAGGTAGCCCTATATCTTGCTCTTGCTCCTTGGTACCAGTTAGTTAATCAAATACGGTATCATATTTTATACTCGGCCCGTCAAATTTGATAAAAAAAGATCAAAAAGTATAATTGCCACTCAAGTTTACCCTATGTGGCATAAATAGTTTCATGCCCTCTCCACTGTGGACTGTGGTGGCCTCCCGTAAGGTATTAAACCCGTGATTACGGATGCTCTTAGCTCTTAGTAACTTCTTTTTTTACATTTTTGGGTTCCACGTCTAATCTCGGATGGTTTACCTATCCATTTAAGTAAGGAAAGGGAAGGGTAGGTGCCAGAATCACCGTACTCTTATTTAAGAAGCACATGGTGTGGTAGCTGGTAGCACAAGAGTACCAAATTTCATTCATTCACTTACCCTCTTCCGTTGCTATCCTAGCTATCTAATTGTAACgtcttctctttctctcttttctcTGATTCTTGAGAAATGGGTATCATGGGAACAAGTGAGATTCTGAAAGCTGATTTAGAGGAGTTCCGTAGATTGTTGCTGCAGGGATGCACCACTAGTACAACCTATTATTCATCAAAAAACAACCCCGCTTGTCAAGAATTTGAGAAACTCCCCAACAGAGAGATTAGAGACATGAGAAGGGATGAGATGTTAGATGACCATGAGATTGATGAGAAGTTGGTTTGTGTCACTAGTGGTATTTCTTTCTTGGGACTTGCTATTGTTAATCGCCTTCTTGATTATGGTTACACTGTCAGAATCCTTATCGAAAATCAAGGTATTGTACTGATAAGATTTTCATCATCGTTCGATTCCTTAATTATTTTGTGATTGATTAGATTTTTTAAAATTTCTCATTTTTGTGATTTTGAGTTTGAAATTAACAGATGATTTGGAGAAGTTGAGAGAAATtgaagaatttgatgaaattaGAAACAACGACAGTAATAGCAACGCTAGTGATAGTCGCAGTAGTAATAGCGACAGTTTCGGAAGGGTGCGAAATTGGGGAGTAGTGATGGCGAAATTGAATGAGGTTGAAAGCTTGTGTGATGCATTTCAAGGATGCTGTGGCGTATTTCACACCTCTGCTTTCGCTGATCCCGCTGGCATTTCCGGCTATTCCGTACGTTTTTCTCTCTCAAGCTCTTTTTCTCTCTACATTCATTTTAGCATACCTTCCCTCTTGGTGCTAAAATGCGCAGCTGATTAAAATAAAACTCCTTTTTACTAAGTAAACCCACTAGGGCTTAGACTTGGACTACCACTTGTGATCAAGTTGGGTGCATCTTTTTATTAATTTAGGCATTTAGTTTAGCCGCCATAAGTGGCTGATTTCGAATGTACTATAGTTTTAGTGAGGTTACACAGTCACCTGGATTATGGAAATATGTTGTCTAACTCTTAGGATCATACAACCATAAATCTAAAGACTAGAATTTTAAATAAGTAGGTGTTCCAAACTTCCAACTCCtattagtaataaaattatcAGTCTCCAAGTTGTATCTTGGTGCAGTAGTGAAAATGCCAAGGGGCGAGCATGTTTTTGAGACGCTGTGGATGGTTTCTTGTCAAATTAACTTCATATTCCTGGATGAAATATTGGTCGtctttagcgtatgcaacaattTGACTAGTCTTTATATGGACCTGAGGAAGGTGACATGGTTTGTTAATCAAGGATGTAatattgaaataattttcataaattaatcaaagtagttatgaaaatagtgattctAGATTCTCCTCTTAACTTCATTTTAAAAAAGATTGAGTAATACGTGCGAGTTTAGCTTCTTCTAGATAAAACCAATTGAAAAGAGacaaattatgtcatcaaaattGTTAGTTGTTAATTGATTAGTAAGTGACAGAAGCCACACTCAAAATAGTTGTTATACACTGCAGTGTGACCTTTTAACTGTTGTACAGTGGTGCAACTCATCCTGTATCTGTTTGAGTTTTACTGTTAGAACTTGTATCGAATAACTTGAATCGACTATTTAGGGAATCTTTTGTTTCTTGATTGCCATTAATCGTGTAAAAACACAACAATAGTGAGTATTTGAACCTTATCATCTTTTTCTTGTTTGGATTGTACTGAAATTGATAAATTAAAAAATGTTTAAAGTTGAACCCATGGCTCACTGTCATGCGGTTCATACCCCACACTACATGGAGCAAATCAAAAGGTGATTCGGCATACTGTTCGATAGGTACCTGTGGAAAATGCATTTGGGCTCAAATGAGTTATGTATTCTTTAGTCGACATGAGTGGTCTCTGTTACCTATCGTGGGAATGTCCGAGCCGCCTCATTCTTGTGAGTTACTGTTGAAAATAAAAGTAGTTTTTCATAGATTAGACTGTGCGCAAGCCACGTGTTGTTTAGAATGAAAATGTAACGATAATACTAAATTTTGTAACAAGTAAAAAATAATTAATGGGATGAATAAATTGGAGCGCATATACAAGGGTCAACGGCTGGTGATCAGTTTCTCATCGGAAGGAATGGGCTAGGGGCCACTGTGCAAGTTATATTCACCGTCTGTCATGCTTTGCTGCTGGTTAAACATCATGTAATGCTTAATATTCGATGTCAGGTTGTGTTGCTTTTCAGTGGCCAACTCTTATTTTCTTATGGTCTTTTTGATGTTCATGTTAATAGAAATCGATGGCTGACCTGGAAGTAAAGGCAAGTCAGAATGTGATGGAGGCTTGCTCAAAGACAGCTTCAGTTCGGAAATGTGTATTCACATCGTCTCTCTTGGCATGTGTTTGGCGCGACAACAATCTTAATGATCTGCCTCAATTACTTGATCATTCTTGCTGGAGTGATGAATCAGTTTGCAGAGAAAAGAAGGTATGTCGTTTCAGGTTGAAACTGCAGGAAAATGTCCCAACTGATTGGCAACCAGATGCGTCACATGTGGGAGTACTCATGTATTGCTACATTTCAATGTCTAAAAAGTTAACATTTGATGCTTAAAATTACAGCTTTGgcttgcattgggtaagacaatGGCGGAGAAGGCTGCATGGAAAAAGGCCGAACATAGCGATGTTAAGCTTGCTACCATCTGCCCAGGATTTATTACCGGTCCTGAACTATGTCGTAGAAACCCAACATCTTCAATCGCCTACCTCAAAGGTATTGTTGTTTTCGGCTTTCGGAAGGGATTAGCAAGAGACATAAGAAATCTCCCTCTTGGTATGTCATTAGATTCAGTAAAATACTAACTTTAATTCCCTTAATGCAGGAGCACAGGAGATGTATGCAGTAGGAACTTTAGCCAGTTCTGATGTAAGTAAAGTAGCCGAAGCACATGTTCGTGTATATGAAGCAATGGGAAAAATAGGAGGGCGCGGAAGGTATATATGCTTCGACCATGTGATCGACAGCGAGGAACAAGTAGTCAAGCTTACAACACAAATGGGAATCCCAGCAAATAGAATAACAAGCAACGCTAGAAATACTGATTCTGTGTCCCGATTTCGGTTATCTAATCGGAAGCTTTCTAGATTAATGTCTAGACGTTCAATATGTTGTTAGATTTCAGGATGGTATCAATTTTACTTGTGTCTTTATATGGAGAGAAAATTTCAATTACAAACAAATGTTTTCAAGAGAGATCAAGTAAGAATCAGTTTCTTAAAATCAGAGTGACTTTCTTTACAGAAACTTAGCAAATGATTCTTGCATTTTACCTGCACACTGTAAACATGGGAATTTGACTAAGTGCCGGGGACGATAATGGGGCTTTGGGTATGAGCCAAAGCCACCATTCCCAAGACCGGGGTCGTCATGTGCGCTGGCGGGTTGCCCCAAAGGCAGGCTGCCCTGAAGATAATAACCGATGGGCGCCCAAATAGTCCCACGTGTGATAGTACATGTGTACGGCTAATAATGGAAGATTTACTAGAAAAGGCATTAAGGTACAGGTGTACGGTATCCACATGTGGGGCTTTGCCTATAAAAGCAAGGAATTCTCCCTAAAAGAGTAGAGTTCTCCAGATAATTGTattgtgtattgggattagtctccaCATTACCCTAAGATAATTTAAGGGTGTTTACATTTGGCGAATTCACTGGGGACTAGTCCTCGGTACCAATACGTCAAAAACATTAACTCTGAAAAACCTCGACTCTGGGGATCCGGGGTCAAGACAAACTTACTTATCAATCACTTAGTCAAGACCCATCAGATAGCTTTGGCAGAGCACCAACGGAAGGAAGAAGGATCAGATTCTATGTGTGTTGAGAAGAAGTTCGGGGTAGAACTCCCTTTTGATGTCGTAGGAAGAGATGATCCGGAAGACAGAGCTGTACGAGAGGAATGTCGGGAAGTGTTCTCTAAATTCTTTCGAGATATCAGGTTCACCGAACACCAACAAGAGCTGGCTTGTGAGCATATCTTAAACATTTTTGTCGGGGAAGACCTTCATGAATACTTGGAGAGACATTTCCCAAAGCAAATCACCTTCTCTGAAGAAGATCGGATGGCTGAAGTAGGGCATTTACGCCCCCTATTCATCACAGTCGGGGTAGGGAAGAACACCCTTAACCGAGCGTTCGTGGACACCGGCGCTTCATTAAATATAATCTCCCAAGATACCATTTGCCTATTGCGCATTACGCCGGTTGCGATCAGACGTTTCAATACTAAAGTATAAGACTTCAGCGGGGAGAGACAGAAGACGATTGGAACGATACAGATAGAGATCACGGTTGGACCCATTAAGCCCATAGAACTTTTCCATGTAACCGAAGAAAGTTTAACATGCCACATCATCCTGGGGCAGCCGTGGCTACAACGACACAGAGTAGTATCTTCCACAGATCACCAATGTCTTAAGTTTCTGTGCGAAGGGAAAGAATGGCGTGTAGCAGCCACGGAGAATCCATTTGAGGACGAAGATAAAAACCTTTTCCCCGAGGCTTCCTTTTACAACAATCAATACCCGACGACCCCGGAGGACGATCTCAGGGGAAAGAAGGAGTGCAAAATGGAAACGAGTGAACGAAAAGGATACTTTCGATGTTGTATTCAACCCAACGGGAAGAAAAAGTATCGCTATGTCGTCGAAGAGAGCATGATGGCGGAGGAGGAATAGGTCATACAAGAAATGAAGAGCCTAACTGTTAACGATCCTGAGCATAATTAGGAACACCCAACTTTCAAAACTAATGGGAGCC
Coding sequences within:
- the LOC113276453 gene encoding cinnamoyl-CoA reductase-like SNL6; its protein translation is MGIMGTSEILKADLEEFRRLLLQGCTTSTTYYSSKNNPACQEFEKLPNREIRDMRRDEMLDDHEIDEKLVCVTSGISFLGLAIVNRLLDYGYTVRILIENQDDLEKLREIEEFDEIRNNDSNSNASDSRSSNSDSFGRVRNWGVVMAKLNEVESLCDAFQGCCGVFHTSAFADPAGISGYSKSMADLEVKASQNVMEACSKTASVRKCVFTSSLLACVWRDNNLNDLPQLLDHSCWSDESVCREKKLWLALGKTMAEKAAWKKAEHSDVKLATICPGFITGPELCRRNPTSSIAYLKGAQEMYAVGTLASSDVSKVAEAHVRVYEAMGKIGGRGRYICFDHVIDSEEQVVKLTTQMGIPANRITSNARNTDSVSRFRLSNRKLSRLMSRRSICC